The DNA sequence AGGCGAATGTCTGGGAGTCGACGTCCTGGCCGCCGAAGTACCATCCCACCCGATAGCCCAGGCACGAGACGATGATGTGCGCCAGCCGCCAGGCAATCGTGGTCACCGGCGCCGGCACCGGGCCAGGGGACGCGAAGTCCATCGTCCACTCCCCCGAACCTTCCGACTTCGGTGCGGCCGACGTGCCACGCGGGCGGACGCTCCAGCAGCCGCGCACCGGCTCCCAGAAGTACTCCTCATCGGTAAGACCATCCAGCCGTGGCCGCAGGTTCGTGCGCCAGTGCCAGTCCAGCTGCTCCGCGAGCCGCTCGCTTCTTGTCATTTCGGCACACTACATACAGCGGAGACCTGGCTGCGACCCTCGCGGACGCCGTCGCCGGCCGTGGGCCGCGAGAGCGTACCCCACGGGGGGAGGAGTATCCCGAGCGAGCGCCACGCCAGAGCCTCCGATCTGCATGTTCGGAGATGGCGAAGACGTCGGGTAGCCCTTCAGTCCTCGGGGTCACGCAGGCCCACGCAGTCAAAGGCCCAAAAGGCCTCTGAGTAGACGAAGGTGCCCGTCATCCACGGCTCGTGAGCGGACAACCGGGCGACCTGGAACGCGGCTTCAGGGATACGCAGCGACGGCGAACGGAAGCCCACCGTGCCGGCACCCTCGAAGCCGCGCGTGCCGTAGTAGCGCGGCGGACCCTCCAGGAATACCAACGGCACACCCTGGCTGTCGGCCGCCTCGAGGGCGTGGGCGATGAGCTGTGTACCGATGCCCTGACGCTGGAACTCCGGGACCACGCCCAGCGGTGACAGGGACAGGACGTCCACGATCCGGCGCGGAGCGTCCAACCGCGTCGCGCTCAGCAGGACATGCCCGACGACCCGGTCATCAACGACAGCGACGAAGGACATCGGCGCCAATGCGGCCTCCGCAACGCGAAGTGCCTCCACGAGCCCGGGAACCCGCTCGCTGTCACCGAAGGCGCGCGTATGAACCTCGCGCACATCTCGGTGATCGTCAGCCGTCTCTTGCCGGATCACCAGCCCGGCATTACCGGCAGCGATCCGGGAGACTTCAGGCGCATCGTGTGACGTCATGGCCGCGAGGGTAGATCGCAGGGCGGCTCAGCGCGAGGCAATTGCGCACCAGGCCGTAAGAGTGGAGCCTCCCTTCACGTCCAGCTGTTGCGTGGCCACGTCCTGGTGGGCGAGGACGAGAACCATGCCGCTGTCGCGCACGTACTGCCAGGTTGGCCGGCATCAGGCCCACTCGTACGTGAGCTGCCGG is a window from the Streptomyces sp. NBC_00299 genome containing:
- a CDS encoding GNAT family N-acetyltransferase; this translates as MIRQETADDHRDVREVHTRAFGDSERVPGLVEALRVAEAALAPMSFVAVVDDRVVGHVLLSATRLDAPRRIVDVLSLSPLGVVPEFQRQGIGTQLIAHALEAADSQGVPLVFLEGPPRYYGTRGFEGAGTVGFRSPSLRIPEAAFQVARLSAHEPWMTGTFVYSEAFWAFDCVGLRDPED
- a CDS encoding DinB family protein, whose amino-acid sequence is MTRSERLAEQLDWHWRTNLRPRLDGLTDEEYFWEPVRGCWSVRPRGTSAAPKSEGSGEWTMDFASPGPVPAPVTTIAWRLAHIIVSCLGYRVGWYFGGQDVDSQTFAYAGTADEALKQLDEMYGRWNEGVRSLSDADLENPPPVGPEQFPMENRVLHVNRELIHHGAEISLLRDLYRWQDGAVPRRV